GGTGCATGGGCGTGCTCCTACCCGATGCTGATATCGGTCGTCGTGGGGACCCGCCCCGAGATCATCAAGATGGCGCCCGTATACTTCGCGCTCAAGAAGGCGAAGCTGTTGCCCAGGCTTGTTCACTCGGGCCAGCACTACGATTACAAGATGTCCAAGGTTTTCTTGGAGGAGCTTGGGCTCCCTGAGCCTGATTCGTTCCTGAGCGTTGGGTCAGGCTCTCCCGGCCAGCAGACGGGCGATGCTATCATCAAGTTCGAGAAGGAGTTCACAGACTCCAAGCCGGATTGCGTGCTGGTGGAGGGCGACACCAACACGGTCCTGGCAGCTGCAATAGGCGCGATGAAGAAGCATGTCGAGATAGGCCATGTGGAGGCCGGGCTCAGGAGCTACGACCTGAGGATGCCCGAGGAGCTGAACAGACGACTTACCGATCACGCGTCGAACTACCTTTTCGCGCCCACCGAGGGCTCCGTCAAGATACTGAAGGGCGAGGGTGTCTGGGGCAAGATATTCAAGACAGGCAACACGGTGATAGACGCCACTGTCAGGTACCTCCCGATCGCCATGAAAACTCCAAAGATCATGTGGGATGTCCCTTGGGAGAACTACGCTCTCGCCACGCTCCACAGGGCGGAGAACGTGGACAACCCGGAGACCCTGGAGAACATGGTCAGGGTGCTCAGAGAATCCCCTATACCCATCGTGCTCCCGCTTCATCCGAGGACTGATCTGAGGCTGAGGGAGTACAACCTCAAGGATAAGCTGGAGAAATCAAACAACGTCAAGCTGCTTCCGCCCACTGGCTACTTCGACATGCTCGTCCTTATGAAGAAATCGATGCTCATTATCACGGACTCTGGAGGTATACAGGAGGAGGCCTCATCGCCCGTGCTGAGGAAGCGCGCGTTCGTGATGAGGAAGAGCACGGAGCGGCCCGAGGCGGTCGCAGCGGGATACTGCAAGGTCGTCGGCACGAATGCTGACAAGGTCCTGAGGGAGCTCCGGAAGTTCGTGGAGGACCCTGATGTCAAGTTCAAGCCCTGTCCATACGGCAAGGGCGATTCAGGCGACAGGATCGCCTCCATACTGAAGAAAGAGCTGTGACATTGCGAGGAGGTCCAGCAATTCTCATATAGGGTGGATGTGGTTGGCCTGTCCAGATAGGGGCTGTTCCGTTTGCCGCAAAGCAAGAGACTCAGGAAGTGGTTCATGCTGCAGGTCTGGAGACTTCAGCAGATATCGCAGGTGATGACCCTTTTCCTACTCGCCTTGACCCAGGCCACCGTCCTGTGGGGGTTCCTGAAGTATAGAGGCGGGATTTTCAACAACCCCTACTTCATGATCCCGCTTATGCTGGTCATATTCGGTACCGCAATCTGGATGTCCTCGATTTTCTGGGATCTCAGGCTGAAGATGTGGCGGTACCAGGCGACCGTGCTAGTCGAGCGGAACCCGTACAGCAAGGAGAAGATGGCACCTAAGGAAATCGTTCTGTACGGCATGACCTGGCTCCCGGTGATGGAGAAATTGGGCGAGAACGACCCCAAGATGAGGGTGCAGGCGGAGGCGTTGCGGGCGTGGCTGAGGAAAGCCTCAAAGGCAGAGCCTAATCTCGAGGCGGACATGAAGGAGATCCTCGATTTCATCGGCGCGGATGCCCCGGACCACGTCATACGCCTCCAGAAAGGCGAGACCAAGTAGCATTCATCCCTCTCGCTTCACGACTCTTTTCCGGATGATGAGATAGTATAGTGGGCCGTAGACAGTCCCCGCTCGGTCCATGAAGCTCTCGAAGAGCACTCTCCCCACGGATTCCCCACTTCTTATTCTTCTGAGCCGCCAAAAGTCCACGAGGATCATCCTCTTGACCATCCAGGGGTACCTCCACAACAAAGGGAAGAAAGTCAGAGAGTAGAGGATCTTGTTCTTGATCCATTTGGTTGGATAATCCTCGGCGATCTTCATCCCGACGGCTTCCGACTCGTAGAGGCCTTCGTCGAAGACCGTGACTCCCCTGCCCAGTTTCCTCGCCCTTAGCGTGATATCGAGGTCGTCGCCGCCTGTGATTAGAGGGTCATAACCCTTCAGTGTCTCGAGGAAGAAAGCCCTCCTGAAGATCCATGCGTAGTGGGCGCCCGGGTTCTTCCCCCATCCGCCTATCATGAAGTCCGCGCCTTGTGCGAGCTCCTGGAACCTCTGGAGGCCGAACCTCGCTAAGAGGACGTCGTCATCGGCGATGCAAATCCAATCCGTCGTCGCGAGCTTGGCGCCCAGGTTCCTCGCCCTCAGTCTGTCGGCCGGGGTGAAGACAAACTTCGCCAAGACTGTCTTGCACAGATCCTCGACGGCCTGCCTATCTGTGGTCGACGAGTCGATGACTATCACCTCATCGAACCCCAGCGACGCGGCCTGAGGAAGAGTCTGCTTGAGGTGGTCGAGCTTGTCCTTCGTCGGGATGATGAGCGCGACCGTCTTCCGCTCCGTGGTCATCTCCAATTGGCTCCGGGGTTAGAGGGCCGAAGGGTTTGAAATACCTTGGTCTCAGATATCCCGCCATCGCATGGACGAGATCAGGGTCAGGCTGGGGGTCGTGGAGGGTGGCACTCATTCTCTCTACGACGAGCTCATAGAAGCGCCCCCCGAAGGGGTCGTCTACACGACCGAGGGCCGCGCTGGTCCCGATGGCGGTCGCTCGGACCGAGGAGGCTTCGGCCGCGGCCTGCGCAGGAACGGGTTGGTGAGAGCGTTCTCGGACCCGATATTCGCTCGTGCGCTCCCGGACAAGGGCGGCTCACCTCACGGGCTCTCCTACCGATTGAGCAGGTCGATGATGAGGCTCGCGGGCGGCAAGATGAACCCAGATGCCAAGGGGTTCGACGTGTTCCACTCGGCCGGGCATGGCATGGTCGAGAATACTCCCTGGATAGCCGAGAACGACATCCATTGGGTCGCGGATTTCGAGCATGTGGCCTCCCTGTTCGGATACTACGGTGACTGGAGAAAGAGGATCTATAAGAGAGGACCCAGAAGAGTCCTCGTGAAGCAGTTCTCTTCCCGATTCTGCAAGAGGCTCCTGCCATGGACAGACGCTGCGAGGCAGACTCTCGAGCACTGCGTTCCAGGGCCGGAGATACAGGAGAAGACCGAGGTACTCAGGCTCGCGATCAGGCCGGCCGGAAAGAGGCCGGCCAATCTACTGTCTCACGAGAAGGTGAGGATACTGTTCGTCGGGAGCATGAACTTCAGGGGAGAGTTCTGGTCGAAGGGCGGGTTCGAGGTGCTCGAGAGCTACCGCCTGCTCCGGGAAAGGCTTGGCGATGCGGTCGAGCTCGTATTCAGGTGCTGGATCCCGGAGGAGCTAAAGAAGAAATATGCCGACATGCCCGGCATTGAGACCGTCTGCGATATCCTTCCGAGAGAGCAGCTTGATCGCCTGTTCTGGGGCTCGGACATCTTCCTCTTTCCGTCTCACAACACGCCCGGGCTGGCGTTCCTCGAAGCCATGAGGTTCGGCCTTCCGGTCGTTGGCAAAGACATCTGGGCCAACGGTGAGACGGTGGAGGACGGGGTGACAGGGTTCCTCGTCAAGCCCTCAGAGAAGGCTCCATACTACCTTCCGGGCAACGTGCCCAACTGGAGCATGGATGCTGGGCCCTTCCTGAAGTACATGCAGGTCAGGGATGACAGGGTCATCGGGGAACTCGTGGACAGGCTCTCGAAGCTGGTGGAGGACTCCACCCTTCGAAAGAGGATGGGCGAAGCAGGAAGGCGCGAGGTGGAGGAAGGACGCGCGTCGATCAAGAAGAGGAATGTCCAGCTGAGGAAGATCTACGAGGAAGCTGCGAGGAGGTAGTCAGCCTGGCGGTGGGACGGCCTTCTCGTACTCCGCAAGGACTGACTGTGCGTGCGCCACGTAAGAATTGTTCTCCACGGCGTGCGCCCTCGCCGCGCTGCCCAGCTTCATCCGAAGGCCCGGGTCGGCAGCCAGTCTGATCGCTGCCTCCGCTATCGCTTCAGGATTCGCGGGCTCCACAACCAATCCAGTGATTCCATCCCTGACGGTCTCCTTCAGCCCGCCGACGGAGGTGACTATCACAGGCTTGGCACAGGCCATGCCCTCAAGCATCGACAACGATGTCGCCTCCTCGACCCCGGCCGAGAGGATGGACGGTATCACGATCACGTCCGCCGCGGCGTAATATTGGTACACATCGCGGTGTGGGATGCTCCCGACGAACCTGACGTGGTCCTTGACCCCGCCCTCTTTGGCCGTCGTTTCAAGGTTGCTCCTTTCGGGGCCATTCCCGGCAACTATCAAGAGCGCATTTGGATTTTTTTCGAGCAACGGGCGCATCGAGAGGACGGCATATAGAACGCCGTTCTTCGGCACGAGCCTCCTTGGGCACAGGAGCACGAGGCTCTCACCCGGAATGCCGAGGCTTGACCGACACGCCCTCCTCTTCTCTTCCGTGGGCGGGACGAATTCGTCGACATCGACTGCGTTCGGGATAGCCACTACCTTCGTCGTCCTGATATCGGGGTTGGAAAGGACGTAGTCCTTTATCCTCGAGTCGACGCAGATTATTCTCGTCGCGTGCACGTAGGCCTCCTTCTCGATCTCGAGGATCATCCTGTACTCGGGGGAGCCTTCGCTGATCTCCCCGTCGCTCGCGGCCTCGCGAGCGTAGTATCCGTGGAGCGTCAGAACCACCGGGGTCTCCTTGAACCTCCCGTCCTCGCGGAGGACCATTTCTGCCATCGCATCGTGTGGATTGACCAGGTCCGCCTTGCCCGCGTTCTTCCTCAGGTTTCGTCTGAGCTGCTCGGCGAACTGCATACTATAGTGGATATACCGCTTGTCATGGCTCTTCATGAGACGCCTCCTGACCGCGCCCGGCCAGAGGTGGAGGAGCTTGAATCCGAAAGTCGCTCGTGCAGACACTATCTGTGTGCGGACCCCGAGTCCTTCGAGCCCCTTGGCCAGAAGCCGTATGTGGGTATGCTTCCCCCCGACCCCTCCGCCCTTCGCGGGGTCGTCCATCGACAGCAGGAGCACCTTCGAGGTCGCCATGGACTATACCCCTAGCTCGTGCATGCTCTTGTCGAACGCGTCGGCGACGAACCGCAGATCCTCTTCCGTGAGGTACTGGTGGCAACCGATGTACATCCCGTTCCTTCCAAGAAACTCGGCGTTCTTGAGCTTCCCCCGGTACTGTTTCTTCAGATGCGCGTAGGCAGGCTGGTGGATAGGGATGCATCCAAACAGCGGCCTCGTCTCCACGACGTTCGACTCGAGCTGGACCTGGAGCCGCTCTCGGTTGATTCTCCTCCCGTCTTTGATCACGAGCGGATATCCGAGATAGCTGACATCGTCCGAGTAGGCTGGCAGCCTGAGGACGTCGGAGTGCTTCTCGAGGAGGTCGTTCAGCATCCTCACGTTCCTCCTTCTCTTCTCCGCTATCTGGTCGGCAATCTCGATCTGCGCCCTCGCGATGGCGGCCGGGAACTCCATCGTCTTGAAGTTGAACCCGATCTCGTCGTGCAGAAACCTCGGGTCGAGGCCGCCCTTCTTCATGTTGAACTTGGGGCACTTGCCTTCCGATCGGGTGCATCTGACGCAGTCGCAGAGCCTGCCGTTTGCTTTGATCTTCCGGACCCTTCTTGCGACCTCGATATCGTTCGTCAGGAAGGCCCCGAGCTCCCCTGCCTGGATGTTGTGGGCGATGTAGAATGAGAAACTGGACGCATCCGACAAGCTTCCTGCACGCCTGCCGTTGTACGTCGACCCGTGAGCCTGGGAGGAATCTTCGAAGACCTGGAGGCCGCGCTTCTTCGCGATTCTATTGATCCTGTTCATGTCGCACACGTAGCCCATGAGGTGCACCGGGAGCAGCATATCGACATTGCTCGCATCCTTCGATCCAAGCCTCTCCTCGATGGCGTCCACTGATATGCAGAATGTGTCTGGGTCGACGTCCGCGAAGACAGGCTTCATGCCAGCTATCACAATCGAGTTCACCGTCGCGATGTATGTCAGCGGAGATGTCATTACGGCCGTAGGGGTCTTGACAGCTGAACCCTTGCTCTTCATCGCCATCAGCCCGGCAATCAAGGCTGACGTCCCCGAGTTCACTGCGACCGCGTGCTTCATGCCAACATAGTTGGCGAAGGCCGTCTCGAAGTCCCTCGTCTCTCCGCCCTCCGAGATCCTCTCGGATTCGAGGACCCTCTCCACCGCCCGCCGGATATGCGGCTCGATCCTGAATTCGCCCACCTTGACCCGGATGTTCATCTGAGTACCACGCGTTCGCGGCCTGCGGGCCGCAAGATGGGAGTGCCCATCTATAGCGGTTTCGTACAGGGGGGCCTCCTCCTAGCTAGTGGGATAGTTCTAAGGCTATGTCGCCCATACACGCGGGGAGACGGGGAAATGAAGAAAGCACTCATAACTGGCATCACGGGCCAGGACGGATCCTACCTCGCGGAGCTGCTCCTGTCGAAAGGGTACGAGGTCCACGGACTGATCCGAAGGGCTAGCACATTCAACACATCGCGACTGGACCAC
Above is a genomic segment from Candidatus Thermoplasmatota archaeon containing:
- the wecB gene encoding UDP-N-acetylglucosamine 2-epimerase (non-hydrolyzing) — translated: MLISVVVGTRPEIIKMAPVYFALKKAKLLPRLVHSGQHYDYKMSKVFLEELGLPEPDSFLSVGSGSPGQQTGDAIIKFEKEFTDSKPDCVLVEGDTNTVLAAAIGAMKKHVEIGHVEAGLRSYDLRMPEELNRRLTDHASNYLFAPTEGSVKILKGEGVWGKIFKTGNTVIDATVRYLPIAMKTPKIMWDVPWENYALATLHRAENVDNPETLENMVRVLRESPIPIVLPLHPRTDLRLREYNLKDKLEKSNNVKLLPPTGYFDMLVLMKKSMLIITDSGGIQEEASSPVLRKRAFVMRKSTERPEAVAAGYCKVVGTNADKVLRELRKFVEDPDVKFKPCPYGKGDSGDRIASILKKEL
- a CDS encoding glycosyltransferase family 2 protein, translated to MTTERKTVALIIPTKDKLDHLKQTLPQAASLGFDEVIVIDSSTTDRQAVEDLCKTVLAKFVFTPADRLRARNLGAKLATTDWICIADDDVLLARFGLQRFQELAQGADFMIGGWGKNPGAHYAWIFRRAFFLETLKGYDPLITGGDDLDITLRARKLGRGVTVFDEGLYESEAVGMKIAEDYPTKWIKNKILYSLTFFPLLWRYPWMVKRMILVDFWRLRRIRSGESVGRVLFESFMDRAGTVYGPLYYLIIRKRVVKREG
- a CDS encoding glycosyltransferase family 4 protein, producing the protein MDEIRVRLGVVEGGTHSLYDELIEAPPEGVVYTTEGRAGPDGGRSDRGGFGRGLRRNGLVRAFSDPIFARALPDKGGSPHGLSYRLSRSMMRLAGGKMNPDAKGFDVFHSAGHGMVENTPWIAENDIHWVADFEHVASLFGYYGDWRKRIYKRGPRRVLVKQFSSRFCKRLLPWTDAARQTLEHCVPGPEIQEKTEVLRLAIRPAGKRPANLLSHEKVRILFVGSMNFRGEFWSKGGFEVLESYRLLRERLGDAVELVFRCWIPEELKKKYADMPGIETVCDILPREQLDRLFWGSDIFLFPSHNTPGLAFLEAMRFGLPVVGKDIWANGETVEDGVTGFLVKPSEKAPYYLPGNVPNWSMDAGPFLKYMQVRDDRVIGELVDRLSKLVEDSTLRKRMGEAGRREVEEGRASIKKRNVQLRKIYEEAARR
- a CDS encoding glycosyltransferase family 4 protein, whose product is MATSKVLLLSMDDPAKGGGVGGKHTHIRLLAKGLEGLGVRTQIVSARATFGFKLLHLWPGAVRRRLMKSHDKRYIHYSMQFAEQLRRNLRKNAGKADLVNPHDAMAEMVLREDGRFKETPVVLTLHGYYAREAASDGEISEGSPEYRMILEIEKEAYVHATRIICVDSRIKDYVLSNPDIRTTKVVAIPNAVDVDEFVPPTEEKRRACRSSLGIPGESLVLLCPRRLVPKNGVLYAVLSMRPLLEKNPNALLIVAGNGPERSNLETTAKEGGVKDHVRFVGSIPHRDVYQYYAAADVIVIPSILSAGVEEATSLSMLEGMACAKPVIVTSVGGLKETVRDGITGLVVEPANPEAIAEAAIRLAADPGLRMKLGSAARAHAVENNSYVAHAQSVLAEYEKAVPPPG
- a CDS encoding DegT/DnrJ/EryC1/StrS family aminotransferase, whose protein sequence is MNIRVKVGEFRIEPHIRRAVERVLESERISEGGETRDFETAFANYVGMKHAVAVNSGTSALIAGLMAMKSKGSAVKTPTAVMTSPLTYIATVNSIVIAGMKPVFADVDPDTFCISVDAIEERLGSKDASNVDMLLPVHLMGYVCDMNRINRIAKKRGLQVFEDSSQAHGSTYNGRRAGSLSDASSFSFYIAHNIQAGELGAFLTNDIEVARRVRKIKANGRLCDCVRCTRSEGKCPKFNMKKGGLDPRFLHDEIGFNFKTMEFPAAIARAQIEIADQIAEKRRRNVRMLNDLLEKHSDVLRLPAYSDDVSYLGYPLVIKDGRRINRERLQVQLESNVVETRPLFGCIPIHQPAYAHLKKQYRGKLKNAEFLGRNGMYIGCHQYLTEEDLRFVADAFDKSMHELGV